In Fervidobacterium nodosum Rt17-B1, one genomic interval encodes:
- a CDS encoding LPP20 family lipoprotein encodes MENNLFIIMGLALVVVVALGAFFILGQPQEKWIEADGVKIQKISVNAEIIEKNTAKEKAVAQLMRENKLITFVGEAQGTGTLQEKEMAKIRAFSNLAEMLNARVSTFAQLVEGQLQSVSTSQNKQQIVSASVDAYKRVTELFAQARISGAYVYAYWRVKEGNIVKTYALLVYDPEDVKKYIQMQPEIDSAISSLSSLGVNFFGALNSVIEEAYKGTPLESKPSEPSKPTDQVQQPIQPTQPSQPSQPTQPISPTSPAQVNIPSNYIKGIGEAYGKTEIEAEESAKKNALSNLSEQLYVEVKSSAILKDQLSQLIVDNKVKEKFQSEYEKTIQTKTEFEFMDVVYKIVDKKAVEGKYYAKAEAYVDADVARQTFEAFVSIRLGNSLLASKMIYTAKRIVDKYEPILGKYKFPPRISEELSMIVGSIKNKYNQVSMMVNNVNSTKIVDKDSAIKVAQMINEIDAMAIDLPSELINRESLRSYLSDVKIELSGPSETIIGEQVTISVKVQPNTITLLRVIGENTENPDLISLKDGTTQLSGVVKSVNSKLTVTLAGIVSATWAPGKVSVNPDVLRVVTREGDTLRILAGGTAKIITDQNAMRKNATKDALIKIVKKAAAEVLIGENKELLNVPVDDYILDRVLAGIDYEITASGEYQNLYYVVVDAKISKSRFEKDIEYALKTAPSGFALLIVEGDENGYVESMMIERILSAGVKLVSKDFSKKILEEQYKLGYNSTIVAKYAALSAARYLIYTKVNAPSTYLSEYKLYSVRMLVNTQIIDSITGNIVSAQNYEETNSGATIQAALSKIVNSSNFQAYIQKIINSLNFENVEISKAYRYTFTPERAAYSAMLLDALKAKYASLKVIENTDKKLVIEIDIDMPEMEKFFNSLTSVKVKKVSDYEYIVTK; translated from the coding sequence ATGGAAAATAATTTATTTATAATCATGGGTTTAGCACTTGTTGTTGTAGTTGCCCTAGGGGCTTTTTTTATTCTTGGTCAACCACAAGAAAAATGGATAGAAGCTGATGGTGTTAAAATCCAAAAAATATCAGTAAATGCTGAGATAATAGAGAAAAACACGGCTAAGGAAAAAGCCGTAGCACAACTAATGAGAGAAAACAAACTAATCACTTTCGTAGGTGAAGCCCAAGGGACAGGAACTCTACAAGAAAAAGAAATGGCAAAGATTAGAGCTTTTTCCAATTTGGCGGAGATGCTAAACGCAAGGGTAAGTACTTTTGCGCAGCTTGTTGAAGGTCAACTTCAAAGTGTTTCAACTTCTCAAAACAAGCAACAAATAGTTTCTGCTTCAGTAGATGCTTACAAAAGAGTTACCGAACTGTTTGCTCAAGCACGTATTTCCGGTGCGTACGTTTACGCATATTGGAGAGTCAAAGAAGGTAATATTGTGAAAACTTACGCCCTTCTAGTTTACGATCCAGAGGACGTGAAAAAATATATACAGATGCAACCAGAGATAGATTCTGCTATTTCAAGTTTAAGTAGCTTAGGGGTGAATTTTTTCGGTGCACTTAACAGTGTTATAGAAGAGGCTTACAAAGGTACTCCTTTGGAAAGTAAACCATCTGAACCGTCCAAACCAACGGACCAAGTACAGCAACCTATTCAACCTACCCAACCAAGTCAACCGAGTCAACCAACACAGCCAATTTCACCAACTTCACCCGCTCAAGTAAATATACCATCTAATTACATAAAAGGTATCGGTGAAGCATATGGTAAAACTGAAATTGAAGCGGAAGAAAGTGCCAAAAAGAACGCTCTAAGCAATTTGTCAGAGCAATTGTACGTTGAAGTTAAATCTTCTGCAATATTGAAAGACCAATTAAGCCAACTTATAGTTGATAACAAAGTTAAAGAAAAATTCCAGAGCGAATATGAAAAGACAATTCAAACAAAGACGGAATTCGAGTTTATGGATGTTGTTTACAAAATAGTCGATAAGAAAGCGGTTGAAGGTAAATATTATGCAAAAGCGGAAGCATATGTTGATGCGGATGTTGCAAGACAAACTTTTGAAGCTTTTGTGTCAATAAGACTTGGAAATTCATTACTCGCATCAAAGATGATTTACACAGCGAAAAGAATTGTTGACAAATACGAACCGATACTTGGAAAATACAAATTTCCACCAAGAATTTCTGAAGAGTTATCTATGATTGTTGGAAGTATAAAAAATAAGTATAATCAAGTTTCAATGATGGTTAACAATGTAAATTCTACAAAAATAGTAGATAAAGACAGTGCTATAAAAGTTGCACAGATGATTAATGAAATCGACGCGATGGCAATAGATTTACCTTCGGAGTTGATTAATAGAGAATCGTTAAGGTCTTATCTAAGCGATGTAAAAATTGAATTATCAGGACCTTCTGAAACGATTATAGGAGAGCAGGTAACAATTTCCGTAAAGGTTCAACCGAATACAATAACACTTTTAAGGGTTATTGGCGAAAATACAGAGAACCCAGATTTGATAAGTTTGAAAGATGGTACTACACAACTTTCAGGCGTAGTCAAATCGGTAAATTCGAAGCTAACAGTTACTCTAGCGGGAATTGTATCCGCAACATGGGCACCAGGGAAAGTCAGTGTTAATCCGGATGTACTGAGAGTGGTTACAAGAGAGGGAGACACTCTAAGAATCCTCGCAGGGGGTACTGCAAAAATAATTACTGACCAAAATGCGATGAGAAAAAATGCAACAAAAGACGCACTTATAAAGATAGTCAAGAAAGCTGCGGCTGAAGTATTAATAGGTGAGAACAAGGAATTACTTAACGTTCCCGTTGATGATTACATATTGGATAGAGTTTTGGCAGGAATTGACTATGAAATCACCGCTTCTGGAGAGTATCAGAACCTTTATTACGTAGTCGTTGATGCGAAAATAAGTAAATCAAGATTTGAAAAAGACATAGAGTACGCTTTAAAAACCGCACCTTCTGGATTTGCACTGTTGATAGTAGAAGGCGATGAAAATGGCTATGTTGAATCAATGATGATTGAAAGAATACTATCGGCAGGAGTAAAGCTCGTTTCTAAAGATTTTTCAAAGAAGATACTTGAAGAGCAGTACAAATTGGGTTACAACTCAACGATAGTTGCGAAATATGCAGCTCTATCAGCTGCAAGATACTTGATATACACAAAAGTCAACGCGCCGTCGACATATCTTTCTGAATATAAGCTTTACTCAGTCAGAATGCTTGTAAATACTCAAATCATCGATTCAATAACGGGAAATATAGTTTCTGCCCAAAATTACGAAGAAACGAATTCAGGTGCAACAATTCAAGCTGCACTTTCGAAAATTGTTAATTCTTCAAATTTCCAAGCATATATCCAAAAGATAATTAATTCTTTAAATTTTGAGAATGTAGAAATTTCAAAAGCTTACAGATACACATTCACACCGGAGCGGGCAGCATACAGTGCCATGCTTCTTGATGCATTAAAAGCAAAATATGCTTCATTGAAAGTGATTGAAAATACTGACAAAAAATTGGTAATTGAAATTGACATTGATATGCCAGAAATGGAAAAATTCTTCAACTCTTTGACTTCTGTGAAAGTAAAGAAAGTTAGCGATTACGAGTACATAGTTACAAAGTAA
- a CDS encoding CBS domain-containing protein: MVEILEKVQKVFANIKVEEFMNRDVIYVKPDRTVAQVKEILRLKRISGVPVVDDDGNVVGIISIEDIIKSLENGTLHEKVDKHMTARVICLHKDMTLQEVIKQFERYKYGRFPVVDDDGKLVGIVTKNDILAAVATRLGLLYLHDERRKEVLEGDMLNRSLITGEELNKKGADFYFKIDYFDVNLAGIGAAQLKKFLLNKKVNENVVRRVAVATYEAETNVVIHSGSEGELYCFIAEDRIIVRVEDNGKGIENIELAMKEGYSTAPDYVRELGFGAGMGLPNMKRFSDKMVVLSEKGKGVVVEMVFYLN; the protein is encoded by the coding sequence ATGGTGGAAATTCTTGAAAAAGTCCAAAAGGTATTTGCTAACATAAAAGTTGAAGAATTTATGAATAGAGATGTTATTTATGTTAAGCCCGACAGAACGGTTGCTCAAGTTAAAGAAATTCTTAGACTTAAAAGAATTTCAGGTGTTCCCGTTGTTGATGATGATGGAAATGTGGTCGGCATTATAAGTATAGAAGACATAATAAAATCCCTTGAAAATGGTACGTTACATGAGAAAGTAGACAAGCACATGACTGCTCGAGTAATTTGCTTACATAAAGATATGACACTTCAAGAAGTAATAAAACAATTTGAACGTTATAAATATGGACGATTTCCTGTTGTAGACGATGATGGAAAGCTCGTTGGTATAGTTACAAAAAACGATATACTTGCTGCTGTTGCAACAAGACTTGGATTATTGTATCTTCACGATGAACGAAGAAAAGAAGTCCTTGAAGGGGATATGCTTAATCGGTCTTTAATAACAGGTGAAGAACTCAACAAAAAAGGGGCCGATTTCTATTTTAAAATAGATTACTTTGATGTAAATCTTGCTGGTATAGGTGCTGCGCAGTTGAAAAAATTCCTTTTGAACAAAAAAGTAAATGAAAATGTTGTGAGAAGAGTTGCTGTTGCAACTTACGAGGCCGAGACAAATGTTGTTATACATAGTGGAAGTGAAGGCGAACTTTATTGTTTTATCGCTGAAGATAGAATTATAGTGAGAGTTGAGGACAACGGAAAAGGGATAGAAAATATAGAACTTGCGATGAAAGAAGGATATTCAACAGCCCCGGACTACGTTAGAGAGCTTGGATTTGGAGCAGGTATGGGACTACCGAATATGAAGAGATTCTCAGATAAAATGGTGGTGCTTTCGGAGAAAGGGAAAGGTGTAGTTGTTGAGATGGTTTTTTATTTGAATTAA
- a CDS encoding CoA-binding protein yields MNPKEFKKIAIIGATTNPNKFGNIVLKDLRKKGFEVYPVSPNYDEIDGLKVYKNVDELPKDVELLVFIVPPKIAIEELKKAYQSGFRRFWFQPGAESPELIEYSKTLSDAQFSFINCIMVETR; encoded by the coding sequence ATGAACCCTAAGGAATTTAAAAAGATAGCGATTATAGGTGCCACAACAAATCCAAATAAGTTTGGGAACATCGTTTTAAAAGATTTGAGAAAAAAAGGATTTGAAGTTTATCCTGTTAGCCCGAATTACGATGAGATTGATGGACTGAAAGTATACAAAAATGTCGATGAGCTTCCAAAAGACGTTGAACTGTTGGTTTTTATTGTCCCGCCTAAGATAGCAATTGAAGAATTGAAGAAAGCTTATCAAAGTGGTTTTCGAAGATTTTGGTTCCAACCCGGCGCTGAATCTCCGGAGTTAATAGAATATTCAAAAACGCTTTCAGATGCGCAATTTTCGTTTATCAATTGCATAATGGTTGAGACAAGATAG
- a CDS encoding HD domain-containing protein: MIDILLNTILFVPRFGIHSLQVGFLASKIAKMLGLDEMEAFYAGVLHDIGVITPHKGIVLDDIDEQFLINQDVPTHESPTKDHTLISAFEVSKISVLANMYPNLSASILLHHAMPHYLNENEKKDVLGNVLSISEEISKYVLVNNEELSFNDFVIPLSTIKNRYFDFVYDAAIGILKEEYTRWMLYDIKAGYNREKIINEHTLDVKLSFNEVVEIGAVLSYIIDSKSTFTREHSWRVAKVSSAIASEILLNSEEFFIAGLFHDIGKITTPVNLLEKKGKLEPSEMDIMRKHVYYSYIILSNHKDEPWFWPAVRHQERVDGNGYPWKLKGDKMTFKDKILQVADYFTAVLEPRPYRGPNTPEKAYEEVERAVSNGVLDRGPANILKELVFGGYDFNKIDFMSSIQKDIYDFERSLIGG, translated from the coding sequence ATGATAGATATTTTGCTGAATACTATACTCTTTGTTCCAAGATTTGGTATTCATTCGCTCCAGGTTGGTTTTCTAGCTTCAAAAATTGCTAAAATGCTTGGTTTGGATGAAATGGAAGCTTTCTACGCAGGAGTGCTTCATGATATAGGTGTTATCACTCCTCATAAAGGCATAGTCTTAGATGATATTGATGAGCAATTTCTTATCAACCAAGATGTGCCAACTCACGAATCTCCTACAAAAGATCATACGTTGATTTCTGCATTTGAGGTATCGAAAATATCTGTACTTGCGAATATGTATCCGAACCTATCTGCAAGTATTCTTTTGCACCACGCAATGCCACATTATCTTAATGAAAATGAAAAAAAGGACGTTCTCGGGAATGTGCTTTCTATCAGTGAAGAAATCTCTAAATATGTTCTAGTTAACAATGAAGAATTAAGTTTTAATGACTTTGTTATACCATTATCTACTATAAAAAATAGGTATTTTGATTTTGTTTACGATGCAGCAATTGGAATTTTGAAGGAAGAATACACGCGTTGGATGTTATACGATATAAAGGCGGGATATAATAGAGAAAAGATTATAAACGAGCACACGTTGGATGTTAAACTCTCATTTAACGAAGTTGTTGAAATAGGTGCTGTTCTATCGTATATAATAGACTCTAAAAGCACATTCACTAGAGAACATTCTTGGAGGGTAGCGAAGGTATCCTCGGCAATTGCTAGTGAAATATTGCTTAACAGCGAAGAATTTTTCATAGCAGGGCTTTTCCATGACATAGGTAAGATAACGACACCAGTCAATTTGCTTGAGAAGAAAGGTAAGTTAGAACCAAGTGAAATGGATATAATGAGAAAACATGTTTATTATAGTTACATAATACTCAGTAATCATAAAGATGAACCATGGTTTTGGCCAGCGGTAAGGCATCAAGAAAGAGTAGATGGGAATGGTTATCCTTGGAAATTGAAGGGTGATAAAATGACATTCAAAGATAAGATTTTGCAAGTTGCTGATTATTTTACCGCAGTTCTAGAACCAAGACCATACAGGGGACCAAACACTCCAGAAAAAGCATACGAAGAGGTTGAGCGTGCTGTTTCTAATGGTGTATTAGACAGAGGACCCGCAAATATTTTAAAAGAACTCGTTTTTGGTGGTTATGATTTTAATAAAATTGATTTTATGTCTTCAATACAAAAAGATATATATGATTTTGAGAGAAGTTTGATTGGAGGTTGA
- the infC gene encoding translation initiation factor IF-3 — MKTIKNEKEKIIKNEEIPFTELRVVDEEGKAVGVMSKAAAIDLAKSKGLDLILVAPNAQPPVARILDYGKYKYELAKREQKAKRNQKIIEVKEMKFRPVINEHDYQTKLKHIKRFLSEGNKVKVTVMFRGRELAFVEKGKEILDRISNDIADIGSVEKEAKMEGRDMWMVLKPKNL, encoded by the coding sequence GTGAAAACTATTAAAAACGAAAAAGAAAAGATTATAAAAAATGAAGAAATTCCTTTCACAGAATTAAGAGTGGTGGATGAAGAAGGTAAAGCCGTTGGTGTTATGTCAAAAGCTGCAGCTATCGATTTGGCTAAGTCAAAAGGACTCGATTTGATCTTAGTTGCACCAAATGCTCAACCACCAGTTGCGAGAATTTTAGATTATGGTAAATACAAATACGAATTAGCAAAGCGAGAACAAAAAGCCAAAAGGAACCAAAAAATTATCGAAGTGAAAGAAATGAAGTTTAGACCTGTTATAAACGAGCATGACTATCAGACAAAGCTTAAACATATAAAAAGATTTTTAAGTGAGGGAAATAAGGTTAAGGTTACTGTAATGTTCAGAGGAAGAGAATTGGCATTTGTTGAGAAAGGTAAAGAGATTCTTGATAGAATTTCCAACGATATTGCCGATATAGGAAGTGTTGAAAAAGAAGCGAAGATGGAAGGCCGTGATATGTGGATGGTTTTGAAACCTAAAAATCTTTAA
- the rpmI gene encoding 50S ribosomal protein L35: MAKQKMKTSKTAAKRFKVTKNGKIMRRHANAWHKTGKKRRSTMRALRLEDVIAKSDESRILRLLGKK; this comes from the coding sequence ATGGCTAAGCAAAAGATGAAAACAAGTAAGACCGCTGCAAAAAGATTTAAAGTCACAAAAAACGGTAAAATTATGAGAAGACATGCAAACGCATGGCATAAGACAGGTAAGAAAAGACGTTCAACAATGAGAGCTTTAAGACTTGAAGATGTCATCGCAAAATCAGATGAATCAAGAATATTAAGGTTACTTGGAAAGAAATAA
- the rplT gene encoding 50S ribosomal protein L20, with translation MRVKNAVNSKKKKKKILKFVKGFRGALRRRYSLAKQSYYRALKFAFDGRRNKKGNFRKIWITRINIAARNAGLKYNELIHGLKLANVAINRKMLAELAVNDPESFKEYVNIAKAALGK, from the coding sequence ATGCGCGTAAAAAATGCCGTTAATTCAAAAAAGAAAAAGAAAAAGATTCTGAAGTTTGTAAAAGGTTTTAGAGGTGCATTGAGAAGAAGGTATTCTCTTGCTAAACAATCTTACTATAGAGCATTAAAATTTGCTTTTGATGGTAGAAGAAATAAAAAAGGTAACTTCAGAAAGATATGGATTACAAGAATAAACATCGCTGCAAGAAATGCAGGATTAAAATACAACGAATTGATTCACGGACTAAAGCTCGCTAATGTTGCAATAAACAGAAAAATGCTTGCAGAATTGGCAGTTAACGACCCAGAAAGCTTTAAAGAATATGTAAATATAGCTAAAGCTGCACTTGGAAAGTAA
- a CDS encoding cation diffusion facilitator family transporter — MENTAEKELKKISIIAVFTNFILAIIKVSVGLIFKSMAVLADGIDTSTDILTSSTMLIATVISKKPADKEHPYGHQKAENIGAKIISFVIFYAGVSLLIESAKRLITGQYQVLTGFLPLVAAIISVLGKTFLFTIEYTTGKKHKSHAMIAEAKNMRNDIIMSGLVFLGVFLNKIGLSWMDPLVGIIMSCIIIKVAWEVFEENAHELMDGLKDEEMLIYDKIFEACKVCGASNPHKVRVRKIGNKFDIDMDIEVNENMSVKEAHDITKCIKEQLCETKDIYDIVIHVEPEANNEKEPFGLSENTHRISDNSTN; from the coding sequence ATGGAAAATACAGCTGAAAAAGAATTAAAGAAAATTTCTATCATCGCAGTTTTCACAAATTTCATTTTGGCAATTATAAAAGTCAGTGTTGGTTTGATTTTCAAAAGCATGGCTGTTTTAGCCGATGGTATCGATACATCAACGGACATCCTCACATCTTCCACTATGTTGATAGCAACTGTGATATCAAAAAAACCCGCCGATAAAGAGCATCCTTATGGCCACCAGAAAGCTGAAAACATAGGTGCGAAGATTATATCCTTCGTAATATTTTACGCAGGTGTTAGCTTGCTAATAGAAAGTGCAAAAAGACTTATAACTGGACAATACCAAGTTTTAACAGGTTTTTTACCACTCGTCGCAGCGATAATATCAGTTCTCGGTAAAACTTTTCTTTTTACAATAGAATACACAACTGGTAAAAAACACAAAAGTCACGCTATGATTGCAGAAGCAAAAAACATGAGAAATGATATAATAATGTCGGGACTCGTTTTTCTTGGAGTATTTTTAAACAAAATAGGTTTATCTTGGATGGATCCATTGGTTGGTATAATTATGTCTTGTATAATAATAAAAGTAGCTTGGGAAGTTTTTGAAGAAAACGCTCACGAACTCATGGATGGATTAAAAGATGAAGAAATGCTCATATACGACAAAATTTTCGAAGCCTGTAAGGTTTGTGGCGCATCAAATCCACATAAAGTAAGAGTTAGAAAAATAGGCAACAAATTCGACATTGATATGGACATTGAAGTCAACGAAAACATGTCTGTTAAAGAGGCACACGACATAACAAAATGTATAAAAGAACAACTTTGTGAAACAAAAGATATATATGATATTGTTATACATGTTGAACCGGAGGCAAACAATGAAAAAGAGCCGTTTGGACTTTCTGAAAATACTCATAGGATTAGCGATAATAGTACTAATTAA
- a CDS encoding DegT/DnrJ/EryC1/StrS family aminotransferase, whose protein sequence is MKKVPLSSPQINSSDIEVVVEVLKSGRLSIGKYTEEFENSIRDFVGAKYAVAVSSGTSALHLILKASGFTEKSLLIVPSFTFVASANVALFEKGSVEFVDIEPDTLNTDSSHLEEVINKNSEKYENIYFMGVDVFGHPLEWDRIEAICNKYGVKIIEDSCEALGSEYKGKKAGSFGIAGAFAFYANKQITTGEGGIIVTNDEDIYKISKSLRNQGRGEGEGWLAHEYVGYNYRIDEMSAALGWSQMKRIDDIIGKRDKVAQRYNYLLSNLEVKTPVVKEYVTKMSWFVYVVQLPESVNRQKRKKIMEYLENNGIQVRNYFEPVHLQKPYRELGWKEGMLPITESVAERTLALPFYTDLIQEDQEYVVEKLKEALEIFA, encoded by the coding sequence GTGAAAAAAGTGCCTTTGTCAAGCCCACAAATAAATTCTTCTGATATAGAAGTTGTTGTCGAAGTCCTAAAATCAGGAAGATTAAGTATCGGTAAATACACAGAAGAATTCGAAAATTCTATTCGAGATTTTGTAGGAGCAAAGTACGCAGTTGCTGTTTCAAGTGGGACAAGCGCATTGCATTTGATATTAAAAGCTTCTGGCTTTACAGAAAAATCTCTGCTTATAGTCCCTTCATTTACTTTTGTTGCCTCTGCCAACGTAGCTTTATTTGAAAAAGGCAGTGTAGAATTTGTCGATATAGAGCCTGATACTTTAAATACAGATTCTTCTCATTTAGAAGAGGTAATAAACAAAAATTCTGAAAAATACGAAAATATATATTTCATGGGAGTAGATGTTTTTGGGCATCCTCTAGAATGGGATAGAATTGAGGCGATTTGCAACAAGTACGGCGTAAAAATAATCGAAGATTCATGCGAAGCATTGGGAAGTGAATATAAGGGGAAAAAGGCTGGATCTTTTGGAATAGCTGGTGCCTTTGCGTTCTATGCAAATAAGCAAATTACGACTGGTGAAGGTGGAATTATAGTTACAAACGATGAGGATATATACAAAATTTCCAAGTCTTTGAGAAATCAAGGTCGAGGCGAAGGTGAAGGTTGGCTTGCACATGAATACGTTGGATACAATTATAGAATCGATGAGATGTCTGCTGCCTTGGGTTGGTCACAAATGAAAAGAATAGATGATATTATAGGCAAAAGGGATAAAGTGGCGCAAAGATACAATTATTTGCTTTCTAACCTTGAAGTCAAAACACCTGTAGTAAAAGAGTATGTTACAAAGATGTCTTGGTTTGTCTATGTTGTCCAACTTCCAGAAAGCGTAAATAGACAAAAAAGAAAAAAAATTATGGAATATCTTGAAAATAACGGTATACAAGTTAGAAATTACTTTGAGCCAGTACATTTGCAAAAACCATACAGGGAGTTAGGATGGAAAGAGGGAATGTTACCAATTACAGAAAGTGTAGCTGAAAGAACTTTGGCATTGCCATTTTACACTGATTTGATACAAGAAGACCAAGAATACGTGGTCGAAAAGTTAAAAGAAGCGTTAGAAATATTCGCTTAA
- the lnt gene encoding apolipoprotein N-acyltransferase yields MLESILNVAFSSLLTTISMPGYLYGGLIFFSLIPLFFALEKKGPFSAAILSFLYFFIFSFANFHYLINTLTKGMPELFGRFSSVTGILVFILFCVLEALPFLLFGFLYGLWNEKIRFRILEPIFVASVYVISEYLRSLGDLGFTGGRLSDALYSFKGLIQITQITGTLGLVLIIVIFNYEAYKLLKKNKYGISIVLAAFAIIILVNGIIDSKLPITIGEKPVVLAQTNVPQNVKYTYPSSTILEYLNEKFSDSPDYLTVFPEAVFPGEDIRRNKEVEEKLIQSFKNRTIVIGYPTFEGNAVFNSLNIYTKGVYVDKYDKIKLFPFVEMLPYKSIFGHFEFLKGMYYFTPGTLKQIKIDGYGNVGFLICFESYFSSLTRKVAKDSDFIIVSTNDGWYKSKIALIQHYTQTIFRAVENGRYVVQVSNTGVSGVADYYGNFQILPDGTVWKVLYVKTNNKTTFYTKYGDYIVIIALFFMIFSGLSSKRKSSIFD; encoded by the coding sequence GTGTTAGAGAGTATTTTGAATGTTGCGTTTTCATCTTTGCTTACAACAATATCAATGCCTGGTTATCTATACGGGGGATTAATATTTTTTTCTTTGATACCTTTGTTCTTTGCCCTTGAAAAAAAAGGACCTTTTTCAGCAGCTATCTTAAGCTTTTTGTATTTTTTTATATTTTCATTTGCGAATTTTCATTATTTGATAAATACATTAACTAAAGGGATGCCTGAGCTTTTTGGCAGATTCTCGTCAGTCACAGGTATTTTAGTTTTTATACTCTTTTGTGTATTAGAAGCTCTTCCTTTCCTACTTTTTGGATTTCTATATGGTCTGTGGAATGAGAAGATTAGATTCAGAATTTTAGAACCTATTTTTGTTGCGTCTGTTTATGTCATTTCAGAGTATCTTAGAAGTTTGGGAGATCTTGGATTCACAGGTGGAAGATTGAGTGACGCTCTTTACAGCTTTAAAGGCTTAATCCAAATAACACAGATTACTGGAACTTTGGGTTTGGTATTAATAATAGTGATTTTTAACTATGAGGCTTATAAACTTTTAAAAAAGAATAAGTACGGAATATCAATTGTATTAGCCGCTTTTGCAATAATAATTCTTGTAAACGGGATTATAGATTCAAAGTTGCCAATTACTATTGGTGAAAAGCCCGTTGTTTTAGCCCAAACAAACGTTCCGCAAAATGTAAAATACACTTATCCTTCCTCAACAATACTTGAATATTTGAACGAAAAATTTTCTGATTCACCAGATTATTTAACGGTATTCCCTGAAGCAGTTTTTCCAGGTGAGGATATAAGAAGAAATAAAGAAGTGGAAGAAAAGCTCATTCAATCTTTCAAAAATAGAACGATAGTAATTGGTTATCCAACATTTGAAGGGAACGCAGTTTTTAACAGTTTGAACATTTACACTAAAGGCGTCTATGTCGATAAATATGATAAAATAAAGCTTTTCCCATTTGTTGAAATGCTTCCTTACAAATCTATATTCGGTCATTTTGAATTTCTCAAAGGAATGTATTATTTCACACCAGGTACTTTAAAACAGATAAAAATCGATGGATATGGGAATGTTGGTTTTTTAATTTGCTTTGAATCATATTTCTCTTCACTAACACGTAAAGTTGCAAAAGATTCAGACTTTATAATAGTTTCCACAAACGATGGTTGGTATAAATCAAAAATAGCTTTAATACAACATTACACACAAACAATCTTCAGAGCTGTGGAAAATGGTAGGTACGTTGTTCAAGTTTCAAATACAGGGGTAAGTGGTGTGGCTGATTATTATGGCAATTTTCAAATACTGCCTGATGGAACAGTATGGAAGGTATTATATGTAAAAACAAATAATAAAACCACATTCTACACAAAATACGGTGATTACATAGTTATAATAGCTTTATTCTTTATGATATTTTCTGGATTGTCATCGAAACGAAAAAGTTCAATTTTTGATTAA